In Natronoarchaeum philippinense, a single window of DNA contains:
- a CDS encoding ATPase, T2SS/T4P/T4SS family, protein MAIDDADQSGSGRFDGADESASPEDEGESSGGSAPASVGGYTWADFMEEHGYGHEVSTLYPERPGGERLGLEAGPDDENDAEPDKPSGDDWNDVEFDPVPYLGFNPDELGGVFAAHDEIAEDVDRTLWEYIDPVQTPCVKGVYEWEHFKQEFYYDGRGTGVKAPQEDGETVPFEPDEHLGFEPDEVENKLFEGNSKAEELADLVEERTVNVREEMDEDEFFSTVDGHTTVVNRYDLEKAVPMEKKTHFREEERYWVNKPYAFVALFHSEKENEKKYYVVEPYLNEIEIDLQDFLTGKLRTAIKYADEEIATAGDEHVRKDVIERETKKLLQRYDLFTGSSGGGTDVVGEIKKLLGREVDDGEEEDGSLGGIEARPEPAVLEDDPESLSEYQVEKLLYLLKRDFIGYERIDGIKHDINVEDISCDGYNSPVFVYHSDYEQIITNIYHDEEELDDFVVKLAQRSGKGISKRRPQVDATLPDGSRSQLTLGREVSDHGTNYTIRQFKDVPFTPIDLVNWKTFSLDEMAFLWLCIENHKSLIFAGGTASGKTTSLNAVSLFIPSNTKIVSIEDTREVELPQRNWIASVTRPSFSDDSQGDVDEFDLLEAALRQRPDYIVMGEIRGEEGRTLFQVMSTGHTTYTTFHADSVGEVLKRFTTAPINVSKTMFTALDLVSIQTQTRVQGHKVRRNKVLTEVNHYDAENDEINVQDVYQWQAETDEFLKMGESNTLDEIKFDRGWGQERLDRELEKRRVILAYLIKNGLNEYAQVAATIQAFINDPETILTLIANGVLEESLEDLREMESVLIDVDPEKEELVPRPDPNEEGLNEVTDILERAEESILQEFKGKTPSGLASALDGVEAAAEPELDDDGGSEEFDFGGPMPEDDAFGVDGDSISFGDEEEEIEEPDWFSGESGFFFGDEEGDADASADDVAPEARDAIDNLDTDTGDDPAPKLDEETAAADAQSAETPAIEAPDDTGAETTDTAEAATDTERPETADTPAEQMASEGAPEQTTAEEPTESAAVDAPVTQDGPAEDGDAVGADAAATGTDADDTATATETERTEATTADADTAASSEEAVSPPVPDDDASSEQAPADEPAETSEAVPAAETDEAEPAIEVDDTDSAEPESPDASDATVSESAEADEAGTQPADEQPTETADTGTADTDDNTRSVFGDQPDDGGVFSDDAEPDDEGGSLFDDADDGFGGPTTDDFETDSDDPFDGAAPADSETADEGVSATEPTPDADATADTEMVQEETPEADAPDIDVPDPGGTETPSGESESVQPDADAVAAEPASDTDEETDEPEIDPASEQPEIDAEPSQSEADERQSEADASADDEDGDADDATASVFDEIDGDEDGTVFSDIDEDDEGDDGADKEIEGFEYVDFEPEDGDD, encoded by the coding sequence ATGGCTATTGATGACGCCGACCAGTCGGGTTCTGGACGATTCGACGGCGCCGATGAGTCGGCCTCTCCCGAGGACGAGGGGGAGTCGTCCGGGGGGTCGGCGCCCGCGAGCGTCGGGGGGTACACGTGGGCGGATTTTATGGAGGAGCACGGATACGGCCACGAGGTATCGACGCTGTATCCCGAACGCCCGGGCGGTGAACGGCTCGGACTCGAGGCCGGTCCCGACGACGAGAACGACGCCGAGCCGGACAAACCGTCCGGCGACGACTGGAACGACGTAGAGTTCGATCCGGTCCCGTATCTCGGATTCAATCCTGACGAGTTAGGCGGGGTGTTCGCGGCCCACGACGAGATCGCCGAGGATGTCGACCGAACGCTCTGGGAGTACATCGATCCCGTGCAGACGCCGTGTGTCAAAGGCGTCTACGAGTGGGAGCATTTCAAACAGGAGTTCTACTACGACGGACGAGGGACCGGCGTCAAAGCACCCCAAGAGGACGGCGAGACGGTTCCCTTCGAGCCCGACGAGCATCTCGGCTTCGAGCCCGACGAGGTCGAGAACAAACTGTTCGAGGGCAACTCCAAGGCCGAAGAACTGGCCGACCTCGTCGAGGAGCGGACGGTCAACGTTCGCGAAGAGATGGACGAAGACGAGTTCTTCTCGACGGTCGACGGCCACACGACGGTCGTCAATCGCTACGACCTCGAGAAGGCCGTCCCGATGGAAAAAAAGACCCACTTCCGCGAGGAGGAACGCTACTGGGTCAACAAGCCCTACGCTTTCGTCGCGCTGTTCCACTCCGAGAAGGAAAACGAGAAAAAGTACTACGTCGTCGAGCCGTACCTCAACGAGATCGAGATCGATCTGCAGGACTTTCTTACGGGGAAGCTACGAACGGCGATCAAGTACGCCGACGAGGAGATCGCAACGGCGGGCGACGAGCACGTCCGTAAGGATGTCATCGAGCGTGAGACCAAGAAACTCCTCCAGCGCTACGATCTCTTTACCGGCTCCAGCGGGGGCGGAACCGACGTGGTCGGCGAGATCAAGAAGCTGCTCGGACGGGAGGTCGACGACGGCGAAGAAGAGGACGGCTCACTCGGCGGCATCGAGGCTCGACCGGAGCCCGCGGTGTTGGAGGACGATCCCGAATCGCTCTCGGAATACCAAGTCGAAAAGCTTCTCTACCTGCTCAAGCGGGACTTCATCGGTTACGAGCGAATCGACGGCATCAAACACGACATCAACGTCGAGGACATCTCGTGTGACGGGTACAACTCGCCCGTCTTCGTCTACCACAGCGACTACGAGCAGATCATCACGAACATCTACCACGACGAGGAAGAACTCGACGACTTCGTCGTCAAACTCGCCCAGCGATCGGGGAAAGGCATCAGCAAGCGCCGGCCGCAGGTCGACGCCACGCTACCGGACGGATCGCGTTCCCAGTTGACCCTCGGACGCGAGGTGTCCGACCACGGGACGAACTACACGATCCGTCAGTTCAAGGACGTCCCCTTCACTCCGATCGACCTAGTCAACTGGAAGACGTTCTCGCTCGACGAGATGGCGTTCCTCTGGCTCTGCATCGAGAACCACAAGAGCCTGATCTTCGCCGGCGGGACGGCATCCGGGAAGACGACCAGCCTGAACGCGGTGTCGCTGTTCATTCCGAGCAACACGAAAATCGTCTCCATCGAGGACACCCGCGAGGTCGAGCTGCCCCAGCGTAACTGGATCGCAAGCGTCACCCGTCCCTCATTCTCTGACGACTCGCAGGGCGACGTCGACGAGTTCGATCTGCTGGAAGCCGCGCTCCGTCAGCGCCCCGACTACATCGTCATGGGCGAGATCCGCGGTGAGGAGGGTCGGACGCTGTTTCAGGTCATGTCGACCGGGCACACCACCTACACGACGTTCCACGCCGACTCCGTCGGCGAGGTGCTCAAGCGGTTCACGACTGCGCCGATCAACGTCTCGAAGACGATGTTCACGGCGCTGGATCTCGTCTCGATCCAGACCCAGACGCGCGTACAGGGCCACAAGGTCCGCCGGAACAAGGTGCTGACCGAGGTCAACCACTACGACGCCGAGAACGACGAGATCAACGTTCAGGACGTGTATCAGTGGCAGGCCGAGACCGACGAGTTCCTGAAGATGGGCGAGTCGAACACCTTAGACGAGATCAAGTTCGACCGCGGGTGGGGTCAAGAACGGCTCGACCGAGAACTCGAAAAGCGCCGGGTGATTCTCGCGTATCTCATCAAGAACGGGCTCAACGAGTACGCGCAGGTCGCCGCGACGATTCAGGCATTCATCAACGATCCCGAGACGATCCTGACGCTGATCGCCAACGGCGTCCTCGAAGAGAGCCTCGAAGACCTCCGGGAGATGGAGAGCGTCCTGATCGACGTGGATCCCGAGAAAGAGGAACTCGTCCCGCGTCCCGACCCCAACGAGGAAGGTCTCAACGAAGTGACCGACATCCTCGAACGTGCCGAGGAGTCGATCCTCCAAGAGTTCAAGGGCAAGACGCCGAGCGGGCTTGCAAGTGCGCTCGACGGCGTCGAGGCGGCCGCCGAACCGGAACTCGACGACGACGGCGGTAGCGAGGAGTTCGACTTCGGCGGCCCGATGCCGGAGGACGACGCGTTCGGTGTCGACGGCGACAGCATCTCCTTTGGCGACGAGGAAGAGGAGATCGAGGAGCCGGACTGGTTCTCCGGGGAGAGCGGCTTCTTCTTCGGCGACGAAGAGGGCGATGCCGACGCGTCGGCCGACGATGTCGCTCCCGAGGCCCGAGATGCGATCGACAACCTCGATACGGACACCGGCGACGACCCGGCGCCGAAGCTGGACGAAGAGACGGCGGCTGCCGACGCCCAGAGCGCCGAGACGCCCGCTATCGAAGCCCCGGACGATACCGGAGCGGAAACGACCGATACAGCGGAAGCTGCAACCGACACGGAGCGCCCGGAAACAGCCGACACGCCTGCTGAACAGATGGCTTCCGAGGGGGCGCCCGAACAGACAACCGCCGAGGAACCGACCGAAAGCGCTGCGGTGGACGCACCGGTCACGCAGGACGGGCCAGCCGAGGACGGAGACGCCGTCGGTGCAGACGCCGCAGCCACCGGAACGGATGCAGACGATACCGCGACGGCCACCGAAACAGAACGCACCGAGGCGACCACCGCCGACGCGGACACAGCGGCATCCTCCGAGGAGGCGGTCAGCCCGCCGGTACCGGACGACGATGCCAGCAGCGAGCAAGCACCAGCAGACGAACCGGCTGAGACGAGCGAAGCGGTCCCGGCGGCGGAGACAGACGAAGCCGAGCCGGCAATAGAGGTAGACGATACTGACTCCGCCGAGCCCGAATCACCCGACGCCTCGGATGCTACTGTGTCCGAGTCCGCCGAAGCGGACGAAGCCGGAACGCAACCGGCAGACGAGCAGCCCACCGAAACGGCCGATACCGGCACGGCCGACACCGACGATAACACCAGGTCGGTGTTCGGCGACCAGCCCGACGACGGCGGCGTCTTCAGCGACGATGCCGAGCCGGACGACGAAGGAGGCTCGCTGTTTGACGACGCCGACGACGGGTTCGGCGGCCCGACGACTGACGACTTCGAGACCGATTCGGACGATCCCTTCGACGGTGCCGCGCCAGCGGATTCGGAAACTGCCGACGAGGGAGTTTCGGCTACAGAGCCGACGCCGGACGCCGATGCGACGGCCGATACCGAGATGGTTCAAGAGGAGACTCCGGAGGCCGACGCTCCGGATATCGATGTGCCCGACCCCGGCGGCACTGAGACGCCGTCGGGCGAGTCCGAATCGGTGCAGCCAGACGCCGATGCCGTGGCTGCCGAGCCAGCGTCCGACACCGACGAGGAGACCGATGAACCAGAGATCGACCCAGCGTCCGAGCAGCCCGAAATCGACGCCGAGCCAAGCCAGTCGGAGGCCGACGAGCGACAGTCGGAGGCCGACGCGTCCGCGGACGACGAGGACGGTGACGCCGACGACGCGACGGCGTCGGTCTTCGACGAAATCGACGGCGACGAGGACGGGACTGTCTTCTCCGACATCGATGAGGACGACGAGGGCGACGACGGCGCCGACAAAGAGATCGAGGGCTTCGAGTACGTCGACTTCGAGCCCGAGGACGGTGATGACTAG
- a CDS encoding DUF7288 family protein, translated as MRGSDDRGQAYTLEGIIGAMVLLTAVLMALNSAVLLPSTSGTIDRGVQSDVGQQATDVLKIADEQGSLSETLRCWDTTNASFYGANGADGTYGYSNPMDNSLGTMLNKTFSERFNSYSLRASYRTASGVDGRGLDIVEQGNALRKSITVTHTVTLYEDQNLTASCNGGDADTGEGLREAYYGGDGTHDREDGDYPIPPAAPESSNIYNVVEVRLTIIW; from the coding sequence ATGCGAGGCAGCGACGACCGCGGACAGGCCTACACGCTCGAAGGAATCATCGGCGCGATGGTCCTGTTGACCGCCGTGTTGATGGCGCTGAACTCGGCCGTGTTGCTTCCCTCGACCTCGGGGACGATCGACAGAGGCGTTCAGTCCGACGTTGGCCAGCAGGCGACGGACGTGCTCAAGATTGCCGACGAGCAGGGAAGCCTCTCCGAGACGCTCCGGTGCTGGGACACGACGAACGCGAGCTTCTACGGTGCGAACGGCGCCGACGGAACCTACGGCTACAGCAATCCGATGGACAACTCGCTGGGGACGATGCTCAACAAGACGTTCTCGGAGCGGTTCAACAGCTACAGTCTTCGAGCGAGCTATCGAACGGCCAGCGGCGTCGACGGCCGGGGGCTCGACATCGTCGAGCAGGGCAACGCGCTTCGGAAGTCGATCACCGTCACCCACACCGTCACGCTGTACGAGGATCAGAACCTGACGGCCTCGTGCAACGGCGGCGACGCCGACACCGGAGAAGGACTCCGGGAGGCGTACTACGGTGGCGACGGCACCCACGACCGGGAGGACGGCGACTACCCGATCCCGCCCGCAGCGCCCGAATCGAGTAATATCTACAACGTCGTCGAGGTGCGGCTGACGATTATCTGGTGA
- a CDS encoding DUF7287 family protein, with protein MIGQHFRMDELGGDERGQTVQDFAVGISIFLLVVGAVFLLYPSLFTPYEQAIADESPDSQADRIAMLVADNVSGDEATNELTDEEMSYWLDADADALREAVGVSSSTHVNMTVTTLGTDEETPIEYDGAAAAAGPDAVGQDASVAARIVTTNDDECEPACRLVVRVW; from the coding sequence ATGATCGGACAGCACTTTCGGATGGACGAGCTGGGCGGCGACGAGCGGGGCCAGACCGTGCAGGACTTCGCGGTCGGCATCAGCATCTTCCTGCTGGTCGTCGGCGCGGTGTTCCTGCTGTACCCCTCGCTGTTTACCCCCTACGAGCAGGCGATCGCCGACGAGAGTCCCGACAGTCAGGCGGATCGGATCGCCATGCTGGTCGCGGACAACGTCTCCGGCGACGAGGCGACCAACGAACTGACCGACGAGGAGATGTCGTACTGGCTCGACGCCGACGCCGACGCACTCCGGGAGGCCGTCGGCGTCTCCTCGTCGACGCACGTCAACATGACCGTGACGACGCTCGGGACCGACGAGGAGACGCCGATCGAATACGACGGAGCGGCTGCGGCAGCCGGTCCGGACGCGGTCGGACAGGATGCCTCTGTCGCGGCGCGAATCGTGACGACAAACGACGACGAGTGCGAGCCGGCCTGCCGGCTCGTCGTGAGGGTGTGGTGA
- a CDS encoding DUF7261 family protein, translating to MTGTRSDRGQLVLAGAVSFALILIAIAIVFSTTLFTASVGSSGTVEAVSDGRGVEQSVENTTVELLEWVNDDVEANNETAFKNNVSTYGQLLAESNAASGTTFVGIEVTNTSAYDESDPDEITWAEVRIVYETPSVQRESTINVSAP from the coding sequence ATGACAGGAACACGCTCCGATCGCGGCCAACTCGTCCTCGCGGGCGCGGTGTCGTTCGCGCTGATACTCATCGCTATCGCCATCGTGTTCTCGACGACGCTGTTTACCGCCAGCGTGGGGTCGAGCGGCACCGTCGAAGCGGTGTCGGACGGGCGCGGCGTCGAGCAGTCGGTCGAAAACACGACAGTTGAACTGCTCGAATGGGTCAACGACGACGTCGAAGCGAACAACGAGACCGCATTCAAAAATAACGTCTCGACGTACGGACAGCTGCTAGCGGAGAGCAACGCCGCGTCGGGGACGACGTTCGTCGGCATCGAGGTTACGAACACCTCGGCGTACGACGAATCAGACCCAGACGAGATTACGTGGGCGGAGGTCCGCATCGTCTACGAGACACCGTCGGTCCAACGAGAGAGCACAATCAACGTGAGCGCACCATGA
- a CDS encoding pantoate kinase, producing MSEAATAFVPGHITGFFTVCEDDDPTKAGSQGAGLALSDGVDVTVRPTEERAVYLNDTSIGVEAVERVLDALSVDVTVTAETDLPLGSGFGVSGALALGTALAANDALGLALSENELVTIAHGAEVQSGTGLGDVVAQARGGVPIRLEPGGPQHNLLDAVPARARVEYITFGELETEAVLGGETDPIDEAGERALSRLVGEPTLSSFIFASRRFAREAELLSERVGEAIEDVSDAGGQASMAMLGETVFALGTGLSDAGYDPAVCATHPAGAMLE from the coding sequence ATGAGCGAGGCGGCGACCGCGTTCGTTCCGGGTCACATCACGGGCTTTTTCACCGTCTGCGAGGACGACGACCCGACGAAGGCGGGATCACAGGGGGCCGGACTGGCGCTGTCCGACGGCGTCGACGTGACGGTGCGACCGACCGAGGAGCGGGCGGTGTATCTCAACGACACCAGCATCGGGGTCGAAGCGGTCGAGCGCGTCCTCGACGCGCTGTCGGTCGATGTGACTGTGACGGCCGAAACCGACCTCCCGCTGGGCTCTGGCTTTGGCGTCTCCGGGGCGCTCGCGCTGGGGACGGCGCTGGCCGCAAACGACGCGCTCGGACTGGCGCTTTCGGAAAACGAACTAGTCACGATCGCACACGGCGCCGAAGTCCAGTCCGGGACGGGACTGGGCGACGTGGTCGCGCAGGCTCGCGGCGGCGTGCCGATCCGGCTGGAACCGGGCGGACCACAGCACAATCTGCTCGACGCCGTTCCAGCGCGCGCACGCGTGGAATACATCACGTTTGGCGAACTGGAGACCGAAGCGGTACTGGGCGGTGAGACCGACCCGATCGACGAGGCCGGCGAGCGCGCTCTCTCGCGGCTCGTCGGCGAGCCGACGCTATCGAGTTTTATCTTCGCGTCGCGGCGATTCGCCCGCGAGGCTGAACTGTTGAGCGAACGAGTCGGTGAAGCGATCGAAGACGTCAGCGACGCCGGCGGACAGGCTTCGATGGCGATGCTCGGCGAGACGGTGTTCGCACTCGGGACGGGACTGTCTGACGCCGGCTACGATCCGGCGGTCTGTGCGACCCACCCGGCCGGCGCGATGTTGGAGTGA
- a CDS encoding type II secretion system F family protein, whose amino-acid sequence MSLDTAGNGPGGSGFSTGDGLGDAFYPLYDRLFSEDSEFVKDVERKLAESRMPVTVEMYLSRALAIGVISGGVLWALGMLIGYALASIGIFSSTEPLLGMPVPNQAVLDLIQLVKIPALVIVTGLVFGAIGFGIGFGTLVAVPYSRSSARKREINMLLPDAVSFMYALSIGGLNQLEILEAMARAEDTYGEVAREFQSIVQETEYFDTDYRSAIRNQSMNTPSDELSQFLTDMLSIVNSGGDMQDFLDDKKEKHMRTAKQQQELTLETLELFGEMYMTLSLFPLLLIIILVIMQMMGQSRTEMLYGTVYGMIPLTGLGFLVLVSTVKEDEVGDGFLNPKGSSQWVQVDNNSGLLDLGLVEEYTGEFSVFDRIKNREGTRETLNVLRRPHIFFRDNPLMTLALTVPAALVIISTALVAGSAPTSLAGMKENPVWGTFVYVYLPLYIILIPLTVFYEWNVHYRKRVLSDISENLRKLSSANDTGLTLLESFNTVAETSTGKLATEFEMMYAKVNYGMNLRDALVEFNNKYHVPRLSRTVKLISKAQEASSQISDVLTTAAQASENQDDIARERKSRTRMQMVIIVMTYLTLLAVMAILQTQFLDVMAGLTDSAGGGGGGGGPAALGANVDTQLMSMLFFHAVTMQAILSGLISGYIRDAELLSGGKFVVVLVTIALAVWAFVG is encoded by the coding sequence ATGAGTCTGGACACGGCCGGTAACGGTCCGGGCGGAAGCGGGTTCAGCACCGGCGACGGTCTCGGCGACGCCTTTTACCCGCTGTACGACCGGCTGTTCAGCGAGGACAGCGAGTTCGTCAAAGACGTCGAGCGAAAGCTCGCGGAGTCGCGGATGCCGGTTACCGTCGAGATGTATCTCTCGCGGGCGCTGGCGATCGGCGTCATCAGCGGCGGCGTGCTGTGGGCGCTGGGCATGCTGATCGGGTACGCGCTCGCCTCGATCGGGATCTTCAGTAGCACCGAGCCGCTGCTTGGGATGCCGGTCCCCAATCAGGCGGTGCTGGATCTGATCCAACTGGTCAAGATCCCCGCGCTGGTCATCGTGACCGGCCTCGTGTTCGGGGCGATCGGCTTCGGCATCGGCTTCGGAACGCTCGTCGCGGTGCCGTACTCCCGATCGTCGGCGCGGAAACGGGAGATCAACATGCTGTTGCCCGACGCCGTTTCCTTTATGTACGCGCTGTCGATCGGGGGACTCAACCAGCTCGAAATTCTCGAAGCGATGGCGCGGGCCGAAGACACGTACGGCGAGGTGGCCCGCGAGTTCCAGAGCATCGTTCAGGAGACCGAATACTTCGATACGGACTACCGCTCTGCGATCCGGAACCAGTCGATGAACACTCCGAGCGACGAGTTGAGCCAGTTCCTGACGGACATGCTGTCGATCGTCAACAGCGGCGGTGACATGCAGGATTTCCTCGACGACAAGAAAGAAAAGCACATGCGAACCGCCAAACAGCAACAGGAGCTCACGCTGGAGACCTTGGAGCTGTTCGGCGAGATGTACATGACGCTGTCGCTGTTCCCGCTGCTTTTGATCATCATTCTGGTGATCATGCAGATGATGGGCCAGAGCCGGACGGAGATGCTGTACGGCACCGTCTACGGGATGATTCCGCTGACGGGGCTTGGCTTCTTGGTGCTGGTCTCGACCGTCAAAGAAGACGAGGTCGGCGACGGGTTCTTGAACCCGAAGGGGTCGAGCCAGTGGGTGCAGGTGGACAACAACAGCGGCCTGCTCGATCTGGGACTGGTCGAGGAGTACACCGGCGAGTTCAGCGTGTTCGACCGAATCAAGAACCGCGAGGGGACCCGCGAGACGCTCAACGTCTTGCGACGACCACACATCTTCTTCCGGGACAACCCGTTGATGACGTTGGCGCTGACCGTCCCGGCGGCGCTGGTGATCATCTCGACGGCACTCGTCGCCGGGTCAGCGCCGACATCGTTGGCGGGGATGAAAGAAAATCCGGTCTGGGGGACGTTCGTGTACGTCTACCTGCCCTTGTACATCATTCTGATCCCGCTGACGGTGTTCTACGAGTGGAACGTCCACTACCGAAAGCGGGTGCTCTCGGACATCTCCGAGAACCTCCGAAAGCTATCGAGCGCCAACGACACCGGGCTGACGCTGCTGGAGTCGTTCAACACCGTCGCCGAGACGTCCACGGGCAAGCTCGCGACGGAGTTCGAGATGATGTACGCGAAGGTCAACTACGGGATGAACCTCCGAGACGCGCTGGTCGAGTTCAACAACAAGTACCACGTCCCGCGGCTGTCCCGGACGGTCAAGCTGATCAGCAAGGCACAGGAGGCGTCCAGCCAGATCTCGGACGTGCTGACGACCGCCGCGCAGGCCAGCGAAAACCAAGACGACATCGCCCGCGAGCGCAAGTCCCGCACGCGGATGCAGATGGTCATCATCGTGATGACGTACCTGACGCTGCTGGCCGTGATGGCGATCCTCCAGACGCAGTTCCTCGACGTGATGGCCGGCCTGACCGACAGCGCGGGCGGGGGCGGCGGAGGCGGCGGACCCGCGGCGCTCGGGGCAAACGTCGACACGCAGCTGATGTCGATGCTGTTCTTCCACGCGGTGACGATGCAGGCCATCCTCTCGGGGCTGATCAGCGGCTACATCCGGGACGCGGAACTGCTCAGCGGCGGCAAGTTCGTCGTCGTGCTCGTGACCATCGCGCTCGCCGTCTGGGCATTCGTCGGATAA
- the ppsA gene encoding phosphoenolpyruvate synthase encodes MAVLWLDEIGADDVDIVGGKGASLGELTGAGLPVPSGFVVEAAAYRSFLEATGIDDELFSVVDVDVEDSAALSSAAERAQELILDAPIPAEVEAEITEAYESLGDGDAFVAVRSSATAEDLPDASFAGQQETFLNVTGEDLLDRVRECWASLFTQRAIYYRQKQGFDHSVVDIAVVVQRMVDAERSGVMFTSHPSTGDPRMIVEAAWGLGEAVVSGSVSPDNYIVDRQNGSVEQVTVADKKVMHEKDAETGETVERPVPEDRREERVLTDEHLSALIELGEAVEEHYGTPQDVEWAMVEGEIHMLQSRPITTIDDAGGADDSAPASALDDMSLDGKQDSAADGGAVTEQSGGDDATGEHLLSGLGSSPGTVSGAVRLVGKLDELDKVGEGDVIVTEMTTPDMVPAMKRAAGIVTDEGGMTSHAAIVSRELGVPAVVGTGGATTALDDGQVVTIDGEKGTVVEGRETTSEEPEPVEDARPSTPVKPMTATEVKVNVSIPEAAERAAATGADGVGLLRIEHMVLSLDKTPERYVSEHGERAYIDELVDGIRTVADEFYPRPVRVRTLDAPTDEFRELEGGEDEPDEHNPMLGYRGIRRSLDRPDVFGYELAAFRRLFEMGYDNIEIMFPLVNDAEDVLRARRLMEDAGIDPDKRSWGVMIETPASALGVESMAEAGIDFASFGTNDLTQYTLAVDRNNGAVADRFDELHPAVLELISTTIETCREHDIDTSICGQAGSKPDMVDALVNEGITSISANVDAVRDVQHEVKRVEQRLMLESVR; translated from the coding sequence ATGGCAGTACTCTGGCTGGACGAGATCGGGGCCGACGACGTCGACATCGTCGGCGGAAAGGGTGCGTCGCTGGGGGAACTGACGGGCGCGGGCCTGCCGGTCCCGTCGGGATTTGTGGTCGAAGCGGCCGCCTATCGGTCGTTTCTCGAAGCGACCGGGATCGACGACGAACTGTTTTCGGTTGTCGATGTCGACGTGGAGGACTCGGCGGCGTTGTCGTCGGCCGCCGAGCGCGCGCAAGAGCTGATTCTGGACGCTCCGATACCGGCCGAGGTCGAAGCCGAAATCACCGAGGCCTACGAGTCGCTGGGCGACGGCGACGCGTTCGTCGCCGTTCGCTCCTCCGCGACCGCCGAAGACCTGCCCGACGCGAGTTTTGCGGGTCAACAGGAGACGTTCCTCAACGTCACTGGCGAGGACCTGCTCGACCGCGTCCGTGAGTGCTGGGCGTCGCTGTTCACCCAACGAGCGATTTACTACCGGCAGAAACAGGGGTTCGACCACAGCGTCGTCGACATCGCGGTCGTCGTCCAGCGGATGGTCGACGCCGAGCGCAGCGGCGTCATGTTCACCAGCCACCCCTCGACCGGCGACCCGCGCATGATCGTCGAAGCCGCGTGGGGGCTCGGCGAGGCCGTCGTCTCCGGGTCGGTGTCGCCGGACAACTACATCGTCGATCGGCAAAACGGGAGCGTCGAACAAGTCACCGTCGCCGACAAGAAAGTGATGCACGAGAAAGACGCCGAGACGGGCGAGACGGTCGAACGGCCCGTCCCCGAGGACCGCCGGGAGGAGCGCGTTCTCACCGACGAGCACCTGTCGGCGCTGATCGAACTCGGCGAGGCCGTCGAGGAGCACTACGGGACGCCCCAAGACGTCGAGTGGGCGATGGTCGAGGGCGAGATTCACATGCTCCAGTCGCGGCCGATCACGACGATCGACGACGCCGGCGGCGCCGACGATTCGGCGCCCGCCAGCGCGCTCGACGACATGAGTCTCGACGGGAAACAAGACAGCGCAGCCGACGGCGGCGCAGTCACCGAGCAGTCGGGCGGTGACGACGCCACCGGCGAACACCTGCTGTCGGGACTCGGCTCCAGTCCCGGCACGGTAAGCGGGGCGGTCCGGCTCGTTGGCAAACTCGACGAGCTGGACAAGGTCGGCGAGGGCGACGTGATCGTCACCGAGATGACGACGCCGGACATGGTGCCGGCGATGAAACGTGCCGCCGGAATCGTCACCGACGAAGGCGGAATGACCAGCCACGCCGCCATCGTCTCTCGTGAGCTGGGCGTCCCGGCGGTCGTCGGTACTGGCGGGGCGACGACGGCGCTCGACGACGGGCAGGTCGTGACGATCGACGGCGAGAAAGGCACCGTCGTGGAAGGTCGTGAAACGACCAGCGAGGAGCCCGAACCCGTCGAGGACGCGCGTCCGTCGACGCCGGTCAAGCCAATGACGGCCACCGAGGTCAAGGTCAACGTCTCGATCCCCGAGGCCGCCGAGCGCGCCGCGGCGACCGGCGCCGACGGCGTCGGCCTGCTCCGGATCGAGCACATGGTGCTGTCGCTGGACAAGACGCCCGAGCGCTACGTCAGCGAGCACGGCGAGCGCGCGTACATCGACGAACTGGTCGACGGCATCCGGACGGTGGCCGACGAGTTCTACCCGCGGCCGGTGCGGGTGCGCACGCTCGACGCCCCGACCGACGAGTTCCGCGAGTTAGAGGGCGGCGAGGACGAACCCGACGAGCACAACCCGATGCTCGGCTACCGCGGCATCCGCCGAAGCCTCGATCGCCCCGACGTGTTTGGGTACGAGCTCGCCGCGTTCCGTCGCCTGTTCGAGATGGGCTACGACAACATCGAGATCATGTTCCCGCTGGTCAACGACGCCGAGGACGTGCTGCGGGCCCGGCGGCTGATGGAAGACGCCGGCATCGACCCGGACAAGCGCTCGTGGGGCGTGATGATCGAGACGCCAGCCAGCGCGCTGGGCGTCGAGTCAATGGCCGAAGCCGGTATCGACTTCGCCTCGTTCGGGACGAACGATCTCACCCAGTACACGCTGGCGGTGGATCGCAACAACGGCGCCGTCGCGGATCGGTTCGACGAACTCCACCCGGCCGTGCTCGAACTGATCTCGACGACGATCGAGACCTGCCGCGAGCACGACATCGACACGAGCATCTGCGGACAGGCCGGCTCGAAGCCCGACATGGTCGACGCGCTGGTCAACGAAGGAATCACCTCGATCAGCGCCAACGTCGACGCAGTCCGCGACGTTCAGCACGAGGTCAAGCGCGTCGAGCAACGTTTGATGCTCGAATCGGTGCGCTGA